Proteins co-encoded in one Gopherus evgoodei ecotype Sinaloan lineage chromosome 4, rGopEvg1_v1.p, whole genome shotgun sequence genomic window:
- the LOC115651192 gene encoding spexin-like, with protein MIEESDSSRRAKMKTKTAVVCACAILMVVLIVESQCAPKNKLIARNWGPQSMLYLKGRYGRRYASDSEEQYYKLDLEDLNAVLKSYKNSTPLKFMNIKTRLTAQNMDINDLE; from the exons ATGATAGAAGAGAGTGACAGCAGCAGACGTGCTAAAATG AAAACTAAAACTGCAGTGGTTTGCGCCTGTGCCATCCTCATGGTTGTTCTTATAGTTGAATCTCAGTGTGCTCCAAAG AACAAACTTATAGCAAGAAATTGGGGCCCACAATCAATGCTATACCTCAAAGGACGAT aTGGTAGAAGATATGCTTCTGATAGTGAAGAGCAATATTACAAGCTTGACCTGGAGGACTTGAATGCAGTgttaaaaa GTTATAAAAATTCAACACCATTGAAATTTATGAACATCAAAACAAGATTAACAGCTCAAAATATGGACATTAACGACTTGGAATAG